The following proteins are co-located in the Amyelois transitella isolate CPQ chromosome W, ilAmyTran1.1, whole genome shotgun sequence genome:
- the LOC132904199 gene encoding uncharacterized protein LOC132904199, protein MATKAIHLELVGDLTSEAFIGAFKRFVARRGKCTNLWSDQGRNFIGANKELALEWKEAKLEFEGEISEKLALDGTQWHFIPAHSPTFGGLWEAGVKSLKYHMKRILNTHLTFEELSTILCQVEACLNSRPLCPVDDTNPDSFEILTPGHFLIGEAPIVVPSRQKNFTSMSHLSRWRYTQKLLNEFWTRWHNEYLSRLQQRPKWLRKVDEFKIGQIVLIKTDGLPPGKWLLGRVTEKHPGTDGITRVYSVKSGDKIVKRPITKLCLLPIDNE, encoded by the coding sequence aTGGCTACGAAAGCTATTCACCTAGAACTTGTAGGTGATTTAACATCAGAAGCCTTTATAGGAGCTTTTAAGAGATTTGTAGCAAGAAGAGGCAAATGTACCAACCTGTGGAGTGATCAGGGACGTAATTTCATCGGCGCCAACAAAGAATTAGCACTGGAATGGAAAGAAGCTAAATTAGAGTTTGAAGGAGAAATTTCAGAAAAACTTGCATTGGACGGCACTCAGTGGCACTTCATCCCGGCGCATAGTCCCACCTTTGGCGGACTTTGGGAAGCAGGCGTCAAGTCTCTGAAATATCACATGAAAAGGATACTTAATACCCACCTGACTTTCGAAGAACTGAGTACAATTTTATGTCAGGTGGAAGCTTGTTTAAATTCGAGACCACTGTGCCCAGTTGATGATACAAATCCAGATAGTTTTGAAATTCTTACCCCTGGACATTTCTTGATTGGTGAGGCCCCTATAGTAGTACCGTCTCGCCAGAAAAATTTCACTTCTATGAGTCATTTATCCAGATGGCGTTATACGCAGAAATTACTTAATGAGTTTTGGACCAGATGGCATAATGAGTATTTGTCTCGACTTCAACAAAGACCCAAATGGTTAAGAAAGGTAGACGAGTTTAAAATCGGTCAAATAGTTCTTATCAAAACTGATGGGCTGCCTCCTGGTAAATGGCTACTTGGACGAGTAACGGAGAAACATCCCGGAACTGACGGTATAACCAGGGTTTACAGTGTTAAAAGCGGtgataaaattgtgaaaagaCCTATCACCAAGTTATGTCTTTTACCTATTGATAATGAATAA
- the LOC106135167 gene encoding uncharacterized protein LOC106135167: protein MLLDTTEECLNGLINEGISTTSWDPVIIHHVVQKLDFESHKSWEEHAYKLKPNELPSWRDLKQFLEGKFRTLELVTNTNNPITSITREKTQAFKGKSFHVAAAATSSVQTCINCNEDHTLSHCKVFGKLQPRERSEFVRNKSLCFNCLAEGHSAWKCRLPVTCRICKRKHHTLLHEKRESQTTDNVQTHYSQLDDTKDEQQEDEETNDAIATHFTAKKSTALLATALVPVRDEKGYVTILRALVDPGSQANFISERATQTLKVKRTSAKGNITGVGSTKTTVKHVVQLELLSNHDDTFKLGMKAYVMATQLTTHLPTKTIKIPSNNWTHLRGLTLADPNFNEVGRIDLLLGVEVCSQILKNELIKSPLGSPCAQNTHLGWILFGAIQDTSSSEEIIVMHHQLDIDNMLKNFWEIEPDTKKKYTKEEERCERLFEETYSRQEEGRYVVKLPFKTDNPQCRNGNTREIAIRRLEQIEKRFRKDKLLKEEYTKVFVEYKTLNHLEEVPENEKNNPAVYLPHHAVIKLDRDTSKVRIVFDASSKGSNHVSLNDELMVGPQIQEDMRSLIIRWRMKRVCFTADVQMMYRQILVTKEDADFQRILWRDSTGTIKDYRLLRITFGTACAPYLAVKTLQQIAKDEGKEHPVAAKTIHEDFYMDDLMSGSDTVPEALDTAMNIAEILKRGGMNLQKWTSNSSEFLKQIKPSNRSIKVKLDIKLDGMTKALGVSWNMGEDVFQDDEDIQRERRALSVRANMLARRFARCTREVKVTLFKAYCSSFYTCALWARYTQKSYNALRVQCNNAFRMLMGLPRFCSASGMFADARLDCFYAIMRKRCASLVRRVRESNNSILRMVASRLDGPFVNHCCTIAGGMVQKWAEQ, encoded by the exons ATGCTTCTAGACACTACCGAAGAATGTTTGAATGGCCTTATAAATGAAGGAATTTCTACTACTTCGTGGGATCCAGTTATTATTCATCATGTGGTGCAAAAATTAGATTTCGAGAGTCACAAGTCATGGGAAGAACACGCTTATAAATTGAAACCTAATGAATTACCTAGTTGGCGTGACTTGAAACAATTCCTAGAAGGGAAATTTAGAACACTGGAGCTGGTTACTAACACAAACAATCCGATAACTTCCATCACAAGAGAGAAGACTCAAGCATTTAAGGGCAAGTCATTTCACGTAGCGGCCGCAGCAACATCTTCGGTCCAGACCTGTATTAACTGTAATGAAGACCATACCTTAAGTCACTGCAAGGTATTTGGTAAACTGCAGCCGCGGGAAAGAAGTGAATTTGTAAGAAACAAAAGCCTATGCTTCAATTGTTTAGCTGAAGGTCATTCAGCATGGAAATGTCGTTTGCCGGTTACCTGTCGTATCTGTAAGAGAAAACACCACACTTTGCTTCACGAAAAGAGGGAATCCCAAACTACAGACAATGTACAAACTCACTACAGCCAACTTGATGACACAAAAGATGAACAACAGGAAGACGAAGAAACAAACGACGCAATAGCAACTCATTTCACAGCGAAGAAGTCTACAGCTTTGCTCGCTACCGCATTGGTCCCTGTAAGAGATGAGAAAGGATATGTAACAATATTGCGCGCGTTAGTAGATCCGGGATCCCAAGCTAATTTCATTAGCGAAAGAGCAACTCAAACATTAAAAGTAAAGAGAACATCGGCTAAAGGAAACATCACAGGTGTGGGTTCAACCAAGACTACAGTTAAGCACGTGGTACAGCTGGAACTTTTATCCAATCATGATGATACGTTCAAGCTCGGTATGAAAGCCTATGTTATGGCCACACAATTGACCACACACCTGCCAACAAAGACTATTAAGATACCATCAAACAATTGGACACATTTACGAGGACTCACCTTAGCTGATCCCAACTTTAATGAAGTAGGAAGAATCGACCTTCTTCTTGGTGTTGAAGTTTGTTCCCAAATTTTGAAGAATGAATTAATCAAAAGTCCCCTAGGGTCACCATGCGCTCAAAACACACACCTTGGTTGGATCTTATTTGGAGCAATACAAGACACATCTTCCTCTGAAGAAATAATTGTCATGCATCATCAGCTAGACATAGACAACATGCTGAAGAACTTTTGGGAAATAGAGCCTGACACAAAGAAGAAATATACAAAGGAGGAAGAGAGATGTGAACGTCTATTTGAAGAAACATATAGTAGACAAGAAGAAGGGAGATACGTGGTAAAATTACCATTTAAGACTGATAATCCTCAATGTCGAAACGGAAACACTAGAGAGATAGCTATTAGAAGATTagaacaaatagaaaaaagatttaGGAAGGACAAATTATTGAAGGAAGAATACACAAAAGTATTTGTagaatataaaacattaaatcatCTAGAAGAAGTTCCGGAAAATGAAAAGAACAATCCAGCAGTATATCTTCCTCACCACGCAGTGATAAAACTAGATAGGGATACGTCTAAGGTCCGTATAGTGTTTGATGCATCATCAAAAGGTTCAAATCACGTATCTCTTAACGATGAACTGATGGTTGGACCACAAATACAGGAAGATATGAGATCGCTTATTATAAGGTGGAGAATGAAACGAGTTTGTTTTACGGCAGATGTCCAAATGATGTATAGGCAAATTTTAGTAACAAAAGAAGACGCAGACTTTCAACGTATCCTCTGGCGAGACTCCACTGGAACAATAAAAGACTATCGCCTTTTAAGAATTACTTTCGGCACAGCTTGTGCTCCTTACTTGGCGGTGAAGACGCTCCAACAAATCGCAAAAGATGAAGGCAAGGAACATCCAGTGGCAGCAAAAACGATCCACGAAGACTTTTATATGGATGACTTGATGTCTGGATCAGATACTGTGCCTGAAGCTTTAGACACAGCGATGAATATAGCTGAAATTCTTAAAAGAGGAGGTATGAATCTACAAAAATGGACATCTAATAGCTCAGAATTTCTTAAACAGATTAAGCCGTCTAACAGaagtataaaagtaaaattagaTATCAAGTTAGATGGGATGACGAAAGCACTTGGAGTTTCCTGGAATATGGGGGAAGACGTGTTTCA GGATGATGAAGACATTCAGAGGGAGCGGAGGGCGTTGTCAGTCAGAGCGAACATGCTTGCCCGCAGATTTGCGCGCTGCACGAGGGAAGTCAAAGTCACCCTGTTTAAAGCTTACTGCTCTTCTTTTTATACGTGTGCACTGTGGGCAAGATATACTCAAAAATCTTACAACGCCCTTCGTGTTCAATGCAACAATGCGTTCAGGATGCTGATGGGGCTGCCTCGCTTCTGTAGCGCATCAGGGATGTTCGCAGATGCACGTCTAGACTGCTTTTACGCAATTATGAGGAAGAGATGTGCGTCCTTGGTGCGCAGGGTGCGGGAGAGCAACAACAGCATCCTGCGCATGGTGGCGAGCAGGCTGGATGGCCCATTTGTCAACCATTGCTGCACTATTGCCGGGGGGATGGTGCAGAAATGGGCTgaacaatga